In Brevibacillus brevis NBRC 100599, a single genomic region encodes these proteins:
- the trxA gene encoding thioredoxin — MSICHTTDSTFQHDVKSEGYTLVNFWAPWCGPCRFFGPILESFDREHSSEVRVLKVNVDEQQEIANQYGIMSLPTTILLKNGEMIDKAVGAAPLAELKQFVFKHR, encoded by the coding sequence ATGAGCATTTGCCACACGACAGATTCTACGTTTCAACATGATGTAAAAAGCGAGGGCTATACTCTCGTCAACTTTTGGGCACCTTGGTGCGGGCCGTGCCGCTTTTTTGGGCCGATACTCGAATCGTTCGATAGGGAGCATAGCAGCGAAGTGAGAGTCCTAAAGGTCAATGTCGATGAACAACAAGAGATTGCCAATCAGTATGGCATTATGAGTTTGCCAACGACCATTTTGCTCAAGAACGGAGAAATGATTGACAAAGCCGTAGGAGCTGCCCCTCTAGCGGAACTGAAACAATTTGTTTTCAAGCATAGGTAG
- a CDS encoding GNAT family N-acetyltransferase encodes MIHRLEPNDYAKIRTLLSPENVNDLTIQAIINGTNRGAIFVDDVEQPRTALVDQTGVSACLSCCVHERDHEISVETYEEADMNKGFATLACAAYLEHCMEHGLTPHWTTLETNEESVRLGTKLGFERKGKCKILEF; translated from the coding sequence ATGATTCATCGATTGGAGCCAAATGATTATGCAAAAATCAGGACGTTGCTGTCACCTGAGAACGTGAACGATTTGACCATCCAAGCGATTATCAATGGAACAAATCGAGGAGCGATTTTCGTAGATGATGTGGAGCAGCCCCGGACAGCCTTGGTCGATCAAACCGGTGTGAGTGCTTGCCTGTCCTGCTGTGTCCATGAGCGTGACCATGAAATTAGCGTGGAAACGTACGAGGAAGCCGATATGAACAAAGGCTTTGCTACCCTTGCTTGCGCAGCGTACCTGGAGCATTGCATGGAACATGGACTGACACCGCACTGGACCACGCTAGAAACCAACGAGGAGTCGGTACGTCTGGGGACAAAGCTAGGATTTGAGCGGAAGGGAAAATGTAAAATACTGGAATTTTAA
- a CDS encoding sensor histidine kinase, whose protein sequence is MNLALMVPLTERTAVLIVMALLFTRVRAFRSILNQQATWREKALMVVIFSAISILGTYNGIWYQDAIANSRVIGTVVAGLLAGPWVGLMTGLIAGIHRYSLGGFTDLACAISTISEGLFAGLIYQFLRNRSKKIGWTTALFVGFLAEWLQMGIVLLIARPYADALALVQAISVPMSVVNSVGIAILIIIIDLAKKEEDRIGALQAQRTLQVADKTLSYLRQGLTYDSAQKVAEEILRTTRVAAVAITDTRSVLAHVGAGSSHHVVGEGITTKATREVLSTKEVKIAQTKEEIGCRETNCPLRYAILVPLMRRREVAGVLKLYQDRSRKLSAVDLELVRGLGNLISSQLELAELEKQSRLLADAEIRALHAQINPHFLFNALNTIVSFIRFRPEQARELLIHLGEYFRRNLHDSGGYVSLARELEHIEAYLAIERARFGDKLHVEYDIEDGVERFTVPGLILQPLVENAVKHGLLPKREGGTVVIRACRKEKQIVELTVADNGVGMEVDPSERAPDEKRAGRQLSGIGLANVKSRLQSIYGEPYGIVIESKSGSGTTCTIQLPIGVNVSAQSVHRR, encoded by the coding sequence ATGAATCTGGCATTAATGGTCCCATTGACGGAGCGGACGGCGGTTTTGATTGTGATGGCCTTGCTGTTTACGCGTGTACGTGCATTCCGCAGCATATTGAACCAGCAAGCGACGTGGCGGGAAAAAGCACTGATGGTCGTCATTTTCTCTGCTATTTCCATACTGGGTACCTATAATGGCATTTGGTATCAGGATGCGATTGCGAATTCACGCGTGATCGGGACGGTCGTGGCAGGCTTGCTGGCTGGTCCCTGGGTAGGGTTGATGACAGGGCTGATCGCGGGAATTCATCGCTATTCCTTGGGCGGCTTTACAGATTTGGCATGTGCCATCTCGACCATAAGCGAGGGCTTGTTTGCGGGATTAATCTATCAGTTCCTCCGTAACCGCAGCAAAAAAATCGGGTGGACGACAGCACTCTTCGTTGGTTTCTTGGCAGAGTGGCTGCAAATGGGCATTGTTTTGCTCATCGCACGCCCATACGCTGACGCTTTGGCATTGGTTCAGGCCATTAGTGTACCGATGTCAGTCGTCAACTCGGTCGGAATTGCTATTTTGATCATTATTATTGATTTGGCCAAAAAGGAAGAGGATCGGATTGGGGCGCTCCAAGCCCAGCGAACGCTGCAAGTAGCGGACAAAACACTATCGTACTTACGTCAAGGGCTGACCTATGATTCTGCCCAAAAGGTCGCGGAGGAAATTTTGCGGACGACGCGTGTAGCAGCGGTAGCGATTACCGATACGCGCTCTGTACTTGCGCATGTTGGTGCAGGCTCGTCTCATCACGTAGTGGGAGAAGGCATAACGACCAAGGCGACCCGTGAAGTTTTATCGACCAAAGAAGTAAAGATTGCCCAGACGAAGGAAGAGATTGGGTGCAGGGAGACGAACTGTCCCTTGCGCTATGCGATCCTTGTCCCCCTGATGCGAAGACGTGAAGTAGCGGGTGTGCTCAAGCTGTATCAGGATCGCTCGCGCAAACTGTCGGCAGTGGACCTGGAACTCGTACGTGGATTGGGGAACCTGATATCGAGTCAGCTCGAACTGGCTGAGCTAGAGAAGCAGTCCCGCCTGTTGGCAGATGCAGAAATCAGGGCCTTGCATGCGCAGATCAATCCGCATTTCTTGTTTAATGCGCTCAATACGATCGTTTCGTTTATTCGCTTCCGTCCCGAACAGGCCCGTGAATTATTGATTCATTTGGGAGAGTACTTCCGCCGTAATTTGCATGACTCTGGCGGATATGTCAGTCTGGCGCGTGAGCTGGAGCATATCGAAGCCTATTTGGCCATCGAACGTGCGAGGTTCGGGGACAAGCTTCATGTAGAGTACGACATCGAGGACGGCGTAGAGCGGTTTACCGTGCCAGGACTGATTTTGCAGCCGCTGGTAGAGAATGCGGTCAAGCACGGGCTGTTGCCCAAGCGCGAAGGGGGAACCGTAGTGATTCGTGCGTGCCGCAAAGAAAAGCAAATCGTCGAACTGACAGTGGCAGATAATGGAGTCGGAATGGAGGTTGACCCATCCGAGCGAGCACCAGATGAGAAGCGCGCAGGACGGCAATTATCTGGAATCGGTCTTGCCAATGTAAAAAGTCGTCTTCAATCGATCTACGGAGAACCATATGGAATCGTGATCGAGAGCAAAAGCGGGAGCGGGACAACATGCACCATACAATTACCGATAGGGGTGAACGTCAGTGCTCAAAGTGTTCATCGTCGATGA
- the hppD gene encoding 4-hydroxyphenylpyruvate dioxygenase encodes MSNTDFFPIQDWDYLEFYTGNAKQAMHYFTNAFGFEAVAYSGLETGSREKVSYVLKQKHMTFVISGALTPDSPIADFVKKHGDGVKDVALRVEDCEQAYREAVSRGAIPIMEPTEYTDEFGTVKKAIIGTYGENIHSFIERKNYNGPFFPGYKAYQSPVKRESTGIIGIDHIVGNVEIMDEWVEYYQKVMGFTAVQNFSEDDISTEYSALMSKVMQSGTGRIKFPINEPAEGRRKSQIQEFLEFYKGPGVQHIAILTNDIIETVSKLRDNGVDFLMVPDAYYEDLKERVGEIDEDIEALRKLGVLVDRDDEGYLLQLFSKPIVDRPTLFIEIIQRKGARGFGNGNFKALFEALEREQERRGNL; translated from the coding sequence ATGAGCAATACCGATTTTTTCCCGATTCAGGACTGGGACTACCTGGAGTTTTATACAGGGAACGCCAAGCAAGCTATGCACTATTTCACAAATGCGTTTGGATTTGAAGCAGTAGCCTATTCGGGCTTGGAGACAGGTTCTCGGGAAAAGGTTTCCTACGTCTTGAAGCAGAAGCATATGACGTTTGTGATCAGTGGGGCACTTACGCCTGACAGCCCGATCGCGGATTTTGTGAAAAAGCATGGGGACGGAGTCAAAGACGTTGCTCTGCGTGTAGAGGATTGTGAGCAGGCTTACCGGGAGGCCGTTTCTCGCGGAGCCATTCCGATCATGGAACCGACTGAGTATACCGATGAATTCGGGACGGTCAAAAAAGCGATTATCGGTACGTACGGCGAAAACATTCATTCCTTTATCGAACGGAAAAATTACAACGGACCATTCTTCCCGGGCTATAAAGCTTACCAATCTCCAGTCAAACGAGAGAGCACGGGTATCATCGGCATCGACCACATCGTTGGTAACGTCGAGATCATGGATGAGTGGGTAGAATATTACCAAAAGGTCATGGGCTTTACAGCCGTACAAAATTTCAGTGAAGACGACATCTCGACGGAGTATTCTGCGCTCATGTCCAAAGTGATGCAAAGTGGAACTGGACGCATCAAGTTCCCGATTAATGAGCCCGCAGAAGGACGCCGCAAGTCGCAAATTCAGGAGTTTTTGGAGTTCTACAAAGGGCCAGGCGTACAGCATATTGCCATCCTGACCAATGATATTATCGAAACGGTATCGAAGCTGCGTGATAACGGTGTAGATTTCCTCATGGTCCCAGATGCGTACTACGAAGATTTGAAAGAGCGTGTAGGGGAAATTGACGAAGACATCGAGGCGCTGAGAAAGCTAGGGGTCTTGGTCGACAGAGACGACGAAGGCTATCTCTTGCAGCTGTTCAGCAAGCCGATTGTAGACCGTCCGACGCTGTTTATCGAGATTATCCAGCGCAAAGGAGCGCGCGGCTTCGGAAATGGCAACTTCAAGGCACTGTTCGAGGCGTTGGAGCGCGAGCAGGAGCGCAGAGGGAACTTGTAA